A genome region from Cucurbita pepo subsp. pepo cultivar mu-cu-16 chromosome LG02, ASM280686v2, whole genome shotgun sequence includes the following:
- the LOC111789162 gene encoding DExH-box ATP-dependent RNA helicase DExH12-like isoform X2 encodes MVQEDEEDEDDVVEPNGSGAMQMGGGIDDDEMQEKDGGMNLNVQDIDAYWLQRKISQAYEQQIDPQQCQKLAEEVLKILAEGDDREVETKLLVHLQFEKFSLVKFLLRNRLKVVWCTRLARSEDQEERKKIEEEMMHLGPDLAAILEQLHATRATAKERQKNLEKSIREEARRLKDESGGDAERGRREPVERDMDSGWLTGQSHVLDLDSIAFQQGSLLMANNKCVLPDGSYRHLSKGYEEIHVPALKPKPFDSEEKFVKIASMPDWAQPAFKGMTQLNRVQSKVYETALFKADNVLLCAPTGAGKTNVAVLTILQQIALHTNPDGSYNHNEYKIVYVAPMKALVAEVVGNLSNRLQDYGVKVRELSGDQTLTRQQIEETQIIVTTPEKWDIITRKSGDRTYTQLVKLLIIDEIHLLHDNRGPVLESIVARTVRQIETTKEHIRLVGLSATLPNYEDVALFLRVDMKKGLFHFDNSYRPVPLSQQYIGITVKKPLQRFQLMNDLCYEKVMAVAGKHQVLIFVHSRKETSKTARAIRDAALANDTLGKFLKEDSASREILHTHTDLVKSNDLKDLLPYGFAIHHAGMTRVDRQLVEDLFADGHIQVLVSTATLAWGVNLPAHSVIIKGTQIYNPEKGAWTELSPLDVMQMLGRAGRPQYDSYGEGIIITGHSELQYYLSLMNQQLPIESQFVSKMADQLNAEIVLGTVQNAREACNWLGYTYLYVRMLRNPTLYGIAPDALSRDITLEERRADLIHSAATILDKNNLVKYDRKSGYFQVTDLGRIASYYYITHGTISTYNEHLKPMMGDIELCRLFSLSEEFKYVTVRQDEKMELAKLLERVPIPIKESLEEPSAKINVLLQAYISQLKLEGLSLTSDMVFITQSAGRLMRALFEIVLKRGWAQLAEKALNLCKMVSKRMWNVQTPLRQFHGISNDILMKLEKKDLAWDRYYDLSSQELGELIRAPKMGRTLHKFIHQFPKLNLAAHVQPITRTVLRVELTITPDFQWEDKVHGYVESFWVLVEDNDGENILHHEYFLLKKQYIDEDHTLNFTVQIYEPLPPQYFIRVVSDRWLGSQTILPVSFRHLILPEKFPPPTELLDLQPLPVTALRNPSYEALHKDFKHFNPVQTQVFTVLYNTDDNVLVAAPTGSGKTICAEFAILRNHQKGQDNMLRAVYIAPIEALAKERYRDWEKKFGKGLGIRVVELTGETATDLKLLEKGQIIISTPEKWDALSRRWKQRKHVQQVSLFIIDELHLIGGQGGPVLEVIVSRMRYIASQIENKIRIVALSTSLANAKDIGDWIGATSHGLFNFPPGVRPVPLEIHIQGVDIANFEARMQAMTKPTYTAIVQHAKNGKPALVFVPTRKHVRLTAVDIMTYSSADNGEKLPFLLRSLEDIEPFVDKIHDEMLKAILRHGVGYLHEGLSSLDQEVVTQLFEAGWIQVCVVSSSMCWGVPLLAHLVVVMGTQYYDGRENAHTDYPVTDLMQMMGHASRPLLDNSGKCVILCHAPRKEYYKKFLYEAFPVESHLHHYLHDNINAEIVAGIIENKQDAVDYITWTFMYRRLTQNPNYYNLQGVSHRHLSDHLSELIENTLSDLEASKCIGIEDDMDLSPSNLGMIASYYYISYTTIERFSSSLTGKTKMKGLLEILASASEYALLPIRPGEEELIRRLINHQRFSFENPKCTDPHVKANALLQAHFSRQSVGGNLAIDQREVVISASRLLQAMVDVISSNGWLSLALLAMEVSQMVTQGLWERDSMLLQLPHFTKELAKRCQENPGKNIETVFDLAEMEDEERRELLQMTDVQLSDIARFCNRFPNIDLAYEVLDGENVAAGENITLQVALERDLDGRTEVGPVDAPRYPKAKEEGWWLVVGDTKSNQLLAIKRVSLQRKSKVKLDFTAPPDTGKKSYTLYFMCDSYLGCDQEYSFSVDVKDADEDSGRE; translated from the exons TGTTCAGGATATTGATGCTTACTGGCTCCAGAGGAAAATCTCTCAGGCTTACGAACAACAAATTGATCCACAGCAATGCCAGAAGCTTGCCGAAGAGGTACTCAAGATACTGGCTGAAGGTGATGACCGGGAAGTCGAGACCAAGTTGTTGGTGCATCTCCAGTTTGAAAAATTCAGCCTTGTCAAATTTCTTCTACGAAACCGACTGAAGGTTGTATGGTGCACCCGTTTGGCTAGATCTGAAGaccaagaagaaagaaagaaaattgaggAGGAAATGATGCATCTGGGTCCAGATTTAGCTGCAATCCTCGAGCAGCTGCATGCTACTAGAGCAACAGCGAAAGAGAggcaaaaaaatttagagaagaGTATCAGAGAAGAGGCTCGTCGATTGAAGGATGAGAGCGGAGGAGACGCAGAAAGGGGAAGGAGGGAGCCTGTTGAGAGAGATATGGACAGCGGGTGGTTGACTGGACAGAGCCATGTGCTTGATCTTGACAGTATTGCATTTCAACAAGGTAGTCTTTTGATGGCAAACAATAAATGCGTACTTCCTGATGGGTCATACAGACATCTCAGTAAGGGTTACGAAGAGATTCACGTTCCTGCTCTGAAACCAAAGCCGTTTGATAGCGAAGagaaatttgttaaaattgcTTCCATGCCAGATTGGGCACAGCCAGCTTTCAAGGGAATGACTCAGTTAAATAGGGTACAGAGTAAAGTCTACGAGACTGCCCTCTTTAAAGCGGACAATGTTCTGTTGTGTGCCCCTACTGGTGCCGGGAAAACTAACGTTGCTGTCCTCACTATACTACAGCAGATTGCTCTGCACACAAATCCAGATGGTTCGTACAACCACAATGAATACAAGATTGTATATGTTGCACCTATGAAAGCTCTTGTTGCTGAAGTTGTTGGCAATCTGTCTAATCGCTTGCAGGACTATGGTGTCAAGGTTCGGGAACTTAGTGGAGATCAGACATTGACTCGTCAACAAATTGAGGAGACTCAAATCATTGTTACAACTCCTGAGAAGTGGGATATCATTACTAGGAAGTCTGGTGATCGCACGTATACACAGCTTGTAAAGCTTCTGATTATTGATGagattcatcttcttcatgaTAACAGAGGCCCTGTGCTTGAAAGCATTGTCGCCAGAACTGTGAGGCAAATTGAGACCACTAAGGAGCATATCCGTTTGGTTGGATTATCAGCCACCCTCCCTAATTATGAAGATGTAGCATTATTCTTGCGAGTTGATATGAAAAAAGGTTTGTTTCATTTTGACAATAGCTACAGACCCGTCCCTCTCTCTCAACAGTATATTGGAATAACGGTGAAGAAGCCATTGCAGAGGTTCCAGTTGATGAACGATCTCTGTTATGAGAAGGTAATGGCAGTTGCTGGAAAGCATCAAGTTCTTATCTTTGTCCATTCAAGGAAAGAAACTTCCAAAACAGCTCGTGCTATTCGAGATGCTGCTCTTGCCAATGACACTCTTGGCAAATTCTTGAAGGAGGACAGTGCTAGCCGTGAGATTCTTCACACTCATACCGATTTAGTCAAAAGTAATGATCTCAAAGATCTTCTACCTTACGGTTTCGCAATACATCATGCTGGGATGACAAGGGTTGATCGCCAACTTGTTGAGGATCTTTTTGCTGATGGTCATATTCAAGTTTTGGTTTCCACGGCTACTCTTGCTTGGGGTGTGAACCTGCCAGCTCATAGTGTTATTATCAAGGGAACCCAGATTTACAATCCAGAGAAAGGAGCATGGACTGAGTTAAGTCCTTTAGATGTTATGCAGATGCTGGGTCGTGCAGGAAGACCTCAATATGATTCTTATGGGGAGGGAATAATCATCACAGGACACAGTGAATTGCAATATTATCTTTCACTAATGAACCAACAGCTACCGATTGAAAGTCAGTTTGTCTCCAAAATGGCCGATCAATTAAATGCAGAAATTGTCCTTGGGACTGTTCAAAATGCAAGAGAAGCATGTAATTGGCTAGGATATACGTACTTGTATGTTCGTATGCTAAGGAATCCCACCCTGTACGGAATAGCGCCTGATGCTCTTTCAAGAGACATAACATTGGAAGAGAGGAGAGCTGATTTG ATTCATTCAGCTGCTACAATATTAGACAAAAATAATCTGGTGAAGTATGACCGCAAAAGTGGGTATTTCCAAGTTACCGACTTGGGTCGCATAGCTAGCTACTACTATATAACACATGGAACAATATCCACTTACAATGAGCATTTGAAGCCAATGATGGGGGATATTGAGCTATGTCGCCTGTTCTCATTGAGtgaagaatttaaatatgtaacTGTGCGCCAAGATGAGAAAATGGAATTAGCAAAGCTGTTGGAACGTGTTCCAATTCCTATCAAGGAAAGCTTGGAGGAACCCAGTGCCAAGATCAATGTTTTGCTGCAAGCATATATATCTCAGCTAAAGCTGGAAGGGCTGTCGTTGACATCTGACATGGTGTTCATAACTCAG AGTGCTGGACGGCTTATGCGAGCTCTATTTGAGATTGTCTTGAAACGAGGATGGGCACAACTTGCTGAGAAGGCCTTGAACTTGTGCAAGATGGTGAGTAAAAGGATGTGGAATGTCCAGACACCTCTTCGGCAATTTCATGGTATCTCGAATGATATTCTCATGAAGCTGGAGAAGAAGGATTTGGCTTGGGACCGGTACTATGATCTCTCATCGCAGGAGCTAGGTGAGCTTATACGTGCACCCAAAATGGGAAGAACTCTTCACAAGTTCATCCACCAATTCCCAAAATTAAATCTTGCTGCACATGTTCAGCCAATTACACGCACTGTTCTGAGAGTTGAGCTCACAATAACACCAGACTTCCAGTGGGAGGACAAGGTTCATGGATATGTTGAGTCATTTTGGGTACTTGTGGAGGATAATGATGGTGAAAATATACTTCATCATGAGTATTTCCTGTTGAAGAAGCAGTACATTGATGAGGACCACACTTTGAATTTTACGGTCCAGATATATGAACCACTACCCCCGCAGTACTTCATACGTGTTGTGTCAGACAGATGGCTAGGGTCACAAACTATTTTGCCTGTCTCTTTCAGGCACCTCATTCTGCCAGAAAAGTTCCCCCCACCAACGGAGTTGTTAGACTTGCAACCTCTTCCTGTGACTGCGTTAAGAAATCCATCTTATGAAGCTCTTCATAAGGATTTTAAGCATTTCAATCCTGTTCAGACTCAAGTCTTTACCGTGTTGTATAACACAGATGACAATGTTCTAGTTGCAGCGCCAACAGGAAGTGGAAAAACTATTTGTGCCGAGTTTGCTATATTGAGGAATCATCAGAAAGGGCAGGATAACATGTTACGTGCTGTGTATATTGCACCTATAGAAGCTCTTGCCAAAGAACGTTACAGAGACTGGGAAAAGAAGTTTGGAAAGGGACTTGGAATCCGTGTTGTTGAGTTAACAGGGGAAACGGCGACAGATTTGAAACTTCTTGAGAAAGGTCAAATAATCATTAGTACCCCAGAGAAATGGGATGCTCTATCTCGTCGTTGGAAGCAGCGAAAACATGTCCAACAGGTCAgcctttttattattgatgaacTTCACTTGATTGGAGGTCAAGGTGGTCCTGTATTGGAGGTGATTGTGTCTAGGATGAGATACATTGCAAGTCAGATTGAGAACAAGATTCGAATTGTGGCCCTTTCTACTTCACTTGCAAATGCCAAAGATATTGGGGATTGGATAGGGGCTACTTCTCATGGTCTCTTCAATTTCCCGCCTGGAGTTCGTCCTGTGCCTTTGGAGATTCATATTCAGGGGGTGGATATAGCTAATTTTGAAGCAAGAATGCAGGCAATGACAAAGCCAACATACACCGCTATTGTTCAGCATGCAAAAAATGGAAAGCCTGCTCTTGTTTTTGTTCCTACAAGGAAGCATGTCAGACTGACAGCAGTGGATATAATGACGTACTCTAGTGCAGACAATGGAGAGAAGCTGCCATTCTTGTTGAGATCTCTTGAAGACATTGAGCCCTTTGTTGACAAGATTCACGATGAGATGCTGAAAGCCATTTTACGTCATGGGGTTGGCTATTTGCACGAGGGATTGTCTAGCTTGGATCAAGAAGTGGTGACGCAACTGTTTGAAGCAGGGTGGATTCAGGTTTGTGTTGTAAGCAGCTCGATGTGTTGGGGTGTTCCATTGTTAGCCCATTTGGTGGTGGTAATGGGAACACAATATTATGATGGAAGGGAAAATGCGCACACCGACTACCCTGTTACTGATTTGATGCAGATGATGGGACATGCCAGTCGACCACTGCTTGATAATTCTGGGAAATGTGTCATTCTTTGCCATGCACCCCGTAAAGAATACTACAAAAAATTCTTATATGAAGCTTTCCCGGTTGAAAGCCACCTACACCATTACCTTCATGATAATATTAATGCAGAAATTGTTGCTGGAATTATTGAGAATAAGCAGGATGCTGTTGATTATATTACGTGGACTTTTATGTACAGGAGGCTTACTCAGAATCCCAATTATTATAATCTTCAAGGTGTCAGTCATAGGCATCTTTCTGACCACCTTTCAGAGCTTATTGAGAACACCTTGAGCGATTTGGAAGCAAGCAAGTGCATTGGCATTGAGGATGATATGGACCTATCTCCATCTAATCTTGGTATGATAGCGTCGTATTATTACATAAGTTATACTACCATTGAGCGTTTCAGTTCGTCTTTAACTGGCAAAACCAAGATGAAGGGTCTTTTGGAGATTCTGGCTTCAGCTTCTGAGTATGCATTGCTTCCAATACGACCGGGTGAAGAAGAGTTGATTCGCAGGTTGATTAATCATCAGCGATTTTCCTTTGAAAATCCGAAATGCACAGACCCACATGTCAAAGCAAATGCATTGCTGCAGGCTCACTTCTCAAGGCAATCTGTTGGTGGTAACTTAGCAATAGATCAACGGGAGGTAGTCATTTCTGCCAGTAGGTTGCTGCAGGCAATGGTGGATGTCATTTCGAGCAATGGTTGGCTGAGCCTTGCCCTTCTTGCAATGGAAGTCAGCCAGATGGTGACCCAAGGCCTGTGGGAGCGGGATTCCATGCTTCTTCAGCTACCACATTTCACAAAGGAACTGGCCAAGAGATGCCAAGAGAACCCTGGAAAGAACATAGAGACAGTATTTGACCTGGCGGAAATGGAGGACGAGGAAAGGCGTGAACTACTTCAGATGACAGATGTTCAGTTGTCGGATATTGCACGTTTTTGCAATCGGTTCCCAAATATTGATTTGGCGTACGAGGTACTGGATGGTGAGAATGTTGCAGCAGGGGAGAACATAACACTGCAAGTTGCACTTGAGCGGGATCTTGATGGAAGGACTGAGGTTGGGCCTGTGGATGCTCCGAGGTATCCCAAAGCCAAAGAAGAAGGCTGGTGGCTTGTTGTTGGCGATACAAAGAGCAACCAGCTACTGGCGATTAAAAGGGTTTCCCTTCAAAGGAAGTCGAAGGTCAAGCTTGATTTCACTGCGCCTCCAGACACTGGAAAGAAATCGTATACCCTTTATTTCATGTGTGATTCATACTTGGGCTGCGACCAGGAGTATAGTTTCTCAGTCGATGTCAAAGATGCTGACGAAGATAGCGGGAGAGAGTAG
- the LOC111789167 gene encoding calvin cycle protein CP12-3, chloroplastic translates to MAASWSWSWPWPMQPSSSTSVRPCKGLQEKIAYLGLSVGSRKQGYQRERAMTVSMAKYKYKGTRMREKLLTEMIEKKVMEAKEVCKGDETSGSDECKVAWDQVEEVSQAKAHLLRKLQTQDPLEYFCRDNPQLDECQIYEE, encoded by the coding sequence ATGGCTGCCTCGTGGTCGTGGTCGTGGCCGTGGCCGATGCAACCTTCATCATCCACCTCTGTGAGACCGTGTAAGGGCCTTCAGGAGAAAATAGCGTATCTAGGGCTGAGTGTCGGCAGCAGAAAACAGGGGTATCAGCGGGAGAGAGCAATGACTGTGAGCATGgcaaaatacaaatacaaaggAACGCGGATGAGAGAGAAGCTTCTGACGGAGATGATTGAGAAGAAGGTGATGGAAGCAAAGGAGGTTTGCAAGGGGGACGAGACCTCAGGCTCTGATGAGTGTAAGGTGGCCTGGGACCAGGTGGAGGAGGTTAGCCAAGCTAAGGCCCATCTCCTACGTAAACTACAGACTCAAGATCCCCTGGAGTATTTCTGTCGAGACAATCCTCAGCTTGACGAGTGTCAAATCTACGAGGAATGA
- the LOC111789165 gene encoding mitotic spindle checkpoint protein BUBR1 — protein MEDATIQELDPETEFLFSKRKTENDWELFKENVRPLKRGRNISILNNALKSHSDNHLKKSLLDNRRKLIEAIDDYKGDDPLQPWLECIKWVQEAYPAGGDFSGLVLIYEQCVRNFWHSDRYKEDLRYLKVWLEYAENCFDAEVIFNFLHANEIGTTHSAYYIAYALHLESKSKSKAANDMFNLGISRNAHPIDKLKDAYRMFLLRTMQRPKAADESVEKCLPVRSFGTVLPNPGMLTMGNVDRSRKNMKPERSYLAPLDVYDDSKVAVTSHHEPDVSKAHLNSWTVLGSRRERNKENNAPPSKWTSHKIPQRIGSRIGGSNANAPIEVFVDEECEEAHKLEHEESRKSSTTQLRQVDGRDCKREAELLRQNPLRNFPSNSFR, from the exons ATGGAAGACGCTACAATACAGGAATTGGACCCAGAAACTGAGTTCCTTTTCTCCAAGCGGAAAACTGAGAACGATTGGGAACTCTTCAAAGAGAACGTCAGACCTCTGAAGAGAGGTCGCAATATCAGCATCTTGAACAATGCCCTCAAGTCCCATTCTGATAATCATCTCAAGAAATCCCTTCTTGATAACCGAAG GAAGTTGATTGAGGCTATCGACGACTACAAAGGCGACGATCCCCTGCAGCCATGGCTCGA GTGTATTAAATGGGTCCAAGAGGCATATCCAGCTGGGGGTGATTTCTCTGGCCTTGTTTTGATATATGAACAATGTGTGCGGAATTTTTGGCATTCAGATCGCTACAAGGAGGATCTCCGTTATTTGAAAGTGTGGTTGGAATAT GCTGAAAATTGTTTTGATGCTGAagtcatatttaattttctgcACGCAAATGAAATTGGGACGACGCATTCTGCTTATTACATAGCATATGCTCTCCATTTGGAGtctaaatctaaatcaaaGGCTGCAAATGACATGTTTAATCTTGGTATCTCAAG GAATGCTCATCCAATAGATAAATTGAAGGATGCTTATAGAATGTTTCTCTTGCGCACAATGCAAAGACCAAAAGCTGCAGAT GAGTCGGTGGAAAAATGCTTACCAGTTCGTAGCTTTGGAACTGTGCTTCCCAATCCAG GAATGCTGACAATGGGCAATGTCGATCGTTCCAGGAAAAACATGAAGCCTGAAAG GTCATATCTAGCTCCACTTGATGTTTATGATGATTCAAAAGTCGCCGTTACTTCACACCATGAACCAGATGTTTCAAAGGCACATTTGAATTCTTGGACAGTATTGGGGAGTCGAAGggagagaaacaaagaaaacaatgcaCCTCCTTCCAAATGGACTTCCCACAAG ATACCGCAAAGGATTGGATCCAGGATTGGAGGATCGAATGCAAATGCACCTATAGAGGTGTTTGTGGACGAGGAATGCGAAGA GGCGCATAAACTGGAACATGAAGAAAGTCGCAAGTCTTCAACCACACAGCTTAGGCAAGTTGATGGACGCGATTGTAAAAG GGAAGCAGAGTTACTAAGGCAGAATCCATTGCGCAACTTTCCTTCTAACAGTTTCCGATGA